One segment of Platichthys flesus chromosome 15, fPlaFle2.1, whole genome shotgun sequence DNA contains the following:
- the defbl2 gene encoding beta-defensin-like 2 encodes MKGLSLVLLVLLLMLAVGEGDDPEMQYWTCGYRGLCRRFCYAQEYIVGHHGCPRRYRCCAIRS; translated from the exons ATGAAGGGACTGAGCTTGGTTCTCCTGGTGCTTCTCCTGATGCTTGCAGTCGGAGAGG GCGATGATCCAGAAATGCAGTACTGGACTTGTGGGTATAGAGGACTCTGCAGACGGTTCTGCTATGCTCAGGAGTACATCGTCGGTCATCACGGTTGCCCTCGGAGATACAG GTGTTGTGCTATACGGTCTTAG
- the mepcea gene encoding 7SK snRNA methylphosphate capping enzyme → MSADEDTVKTGGPQASSASFMQLSECTGGYSDISVMVEGTTATPDFAAACPVPGTAASPKHTSTTDVLSHSDNTAPRSRGNEDNISHRNSFHHSKQQQQQQQQQQQQTKLTKRRNTASFGFKHPTSGKRRRRANSESDSVLPTNFLLGGNIFDPLNLNSLLDEDVNRALNAETPKSSPLPAKSQDPVEILIPRDITDPLNLNSGLADSSFMVSPFKSGGRKRHRNRHHGGAGGGGISHPPVNLSESGRLEVKTGCSALLPGLLPSSSALDVSKESDSVSNITGESHEHSADTTASCKEETTTVPTEDSGSSLLGGPNQHAGRRKRRRNSGKMELPVTHSTPVAKSGSGDKSSSTGGQRYSQSFHTPRSGSKTGPGGRQHQQPRNHKKEQQKKFQFGNYNKYYGYRNPGASEDPRARWLRPEWFEGKEVLDLGCNSGHITLYIAKMLRPARILGLDIDSGLVHAARKNIRHYLSEMQTQEARRATQEKKSTKQEERNGDDSRTEKKHNEDESRDENGKPAKGESGPAEAVNDNDPRRTDEAGTQRQGSKTEEMEQEDRDSGPADPSVSSSFPMSLRISRGPIAAPPLTETSTTRPGEFPSNVSFMKANYVLESDNLLLTQRPEYDVILCLSITKWVHLNWGDNGLKRLFKRVYRHLRPGGLFILEPQPWESYVRRRKLTDNISGHYHSIHLKPDQFSSYLISEVGFTSFEHLGIPQSSIKGFQRPIYLFHK, encoded by the exons ATGTCCGCCGATGAGGATACTGTCAAAACTGGCGGCCCACAGGCCAGCTCAGCTTCATTTATGCAGCTCTCAGAGTGCACTGGAGGGTACAGTGACATTTCCGTTATGGTGGAGGGTACCACAGCCACCCCTGACTTTGCGGCCGCGTGTCCCGTCCCGGGCACTGCGGCCTCGCCGAAACACACCAGCACGACCGACGTGCTTAGTCACTCAGACAATACTGCACCGAGAAGCAGAGGGAACGAGGACAACATCAGTCACAGGAACAGCTTTCATCattccaaacaacaacaacaacaacaacaacaacagcagcagcaaacaaaaTTAACGAAGCGGCGCAACACAGCTAGCTTCGGTTTCAAGCATCCGACATCTGGCAAGAGGAGACGAAGGGCCAACTCTGAGAGTGACTCCGTCCTGCCCACCAACTTCCTTCTGGGTGGGAACATCTTCGACCCACTAAATCTCAACAGCCTGCTGGATGAGGATGTGAACAGGGCCCTGAATGCAGAGACGCCCAAATCCTCCCCGTTGCCAGCGAAGAGTCAAGACCCCGTGGAGATCCTCATCCCCCGAGACATCACAGATCCGTTAAACCTGAACAGCGGGTTAGCAGACAGCAGCTTCATGGTGTCCCCCTTCAAGAGCGGTGGCAGGAAGAGACACCGCAACCGACAccatggaggagcaggaggaggtggaatttCACACCCACCGGTCAACCTCTCCGAATCGGGAAGACTTGAGGTAAAAACTGGCTGCTCTGCACTGCTTCCTGGTCTGTTACCCTCATCTTCTGCACTCGATGTCTCCAAAGAGTCAGACAGTGTCTCCAATATCACAGGAGAATCCCATGAGCACTCAGCTGACACCACAGCCAGCTGCAAGGAGGAGACAACCACTGTACCGACGGAGGATTCCGGTTCCTCTTTACTGGGAGGTCCAAACCAGCACGCAGGCAGACGCAAGCGGCGGCGCAACTCTGGCAAAATGGAGCTTCCGGTAACCCATTCTACCCCCGTTGCAAAGTCAGGATCTGGAGACAAGAGTAGCAGTACGGGGGGACAGAGATACTCTCAGTCTTTCCACACACCAAGAAGTGGTTCTAAAACAGGTCCGGGAGGCCGTCAGCACCAGCAGCCACGCAACCATAAaaaggagcagcagaagaagttCCAGTTCGGGAACTACAACAAGTATTATGGCTACCGGAACCCGGGGGCCAGTGAAGATCCACGGGCGCGTTGGCTTCGTCCAGAATGGTTTGAAGGTAAAGAGGTACTGGATTTAGGGTGCAACTCAGGCCACATAACACTGTATATTGCCAAAATGCTAAGACCTGCCCGCATATTAGGTCTAGATATTGACAGTGGCCTGGTGCACGCAGCCCGAAAGAACATCAGACATTATCTTTCTGAGATGCAGACCCAAGAGGCCAGGCGGGCAACGCAGGAGAAAAAGAGCACtaaacaggaggagaggaatggaGACGACAGTCGCACAGAAAAGAAGCACAATGAAGACGAGAGCAGGGACGAAAATGGGAAACCAGCGAAAGGAGAAAGTGGCCCCGCAGAGGCTGTAAATGACAATGACCCCCGTCGCACAGATGAGGCAGGGACCCAGAGGCAGGGCAGcaaaacagaggaaatggagCAGGAAGATCGTGATTCGGGCCCTGCGGATCCCTCTGTGAGCTCCTCTTTCCCCATGTCCCTGCGGATCTCAAGGGGGCCCATTGCTGCACCGCCCCTAACAGAAACATCCACCACACGGCCTGGGGAGTTCCCCTCAAATGTGTCCTTCATGAAG GCCAATTATGTACTGGAGAGTGATAACCTGCTTCTGACTCAGCGGCCGGAGTATGACGTAATCCTCTGCCTGAGCATTACCAAGTGGGTACACTTGAACTGGGGAGACAATGGCCTCAAGCGGCTCTTCAAGCGAGTCTACAGACACCTCCGTCCTGGAGGCTTGTTCATCCTCGAGCCGCAGCCGTGGGAGTCGTATGTGAGGAGAAGGAAGCTGACG GATAATATTTCCGGGCATTATCACAGCATCCACCTCAAACCTGACCAGTTTTCATCATACCTTATATCTGAGGTGGGCTTCACCAGTTTTGAGCACCTTGGGATCCCCCAAAGTTCAATAAAAG GTTTTCAGAGGCCAATCTACTTATTTCACAAATGA
- the spag7 gene encoding sperm-associated antigen 7 homolog — MADLLGSILSSMEKPPTVGDKESRRKAREQAARLKKMEEHEKRKKAEFRKKMEKEVSEFIQDTIQQKRKYNPMGKLERSILHDVSEVAGLASFSFGEDEESRYVMLFKKEFAPSDEELDAYRKGEEWDPKLAEQRRKLKEQDALEVAVSSETKKTEVPNSNYRDKYSHLIGTSAAKDAAHTLEANSTYGCVPVANKRDTRSIEEAMNAIRAKKRQKLEDDTGERSSTS, encoded by the exons ATGGCGGACCTCCTTGGTTCGATTCTAAGCTCGATGGAGAAGCCTCCGACTGTCGGCGACAAGGAGAGCCGACGAAAGGCTCGAG AGCAAGCAGCCAGACTCAAGAAGATGGAAGAacatgagaaaagaaagaaagctgaGTTCAGGAAAAAG ATGGAGAAAGAAGTGTCGGAGTTCATCCAGGACACTATTCAACAGAAACGAAAGTACAACCCTATGGGGAAGCTTGAAAGGAGTATATT GCACGATGTTTCCGAAGTGGCTGGGCTGGCTTCTTTTTCCTTcggggaggacgaggagagtCGTTATGTCATGCTTTTCAAGAAG GAGTTTGCGCCATCGGATGAGGAGCTGGACGCTTATCGCAAAGGAGAGGAGTGGGATCCCAAACTCGCAGAGCAACGACGAAAACTAAAA GAGCAAGACGCACTGGAGGTGGCAGTTTCCAGTGAGACGAAGAAGACAGAGGTTCCTAACTCCAACTACAGAGACAAGTACAGTCACCTGATCGGCACCTCGGCTGCAAAGGATGCGGCGCATACTCTAGAGGCGAACAGCACTTATGGCTGTG TACCTGTGGCCAACAAGAGGGACACTCGCTCCATAGAGGAAGCCATGAATGCGATCAGAGCAAAGAAACGTCAGAAGCTAGAGGACGACACAGGGGAACGCAGCAGCACTTCCTGA
- the chrdl2 gene encoding chordin-like protein 2 produces MKAMLLLLFIIWFADAELKPRKGSAVVCTFKDKTFSPGDSWHPYLEPLGFMFCMRCLCTEIGHVKCNTIKCPALSCENPVAVPQQCCPRCTDGPRIPAGLRASVKSCRHNGSIYQPGETFTKVDLFPSKQSNQCAMCSCSNGNIFCALKTCQPITCSSPVSVPDTCCLVCKDHGTSGSSSTEDGNQQLNRGVRHSVDQCPAEPSKVRSDRATPPRVRTSPRGLSLSKLNLKGASGTTVKILLQRKQQRACLYNGKTYSHGDMWHPVLGRVLECILCTCTDGIQDCKRITCPGQYPCQHPMKSAGQCCKTCPETKAESNRTLCYPGFKYSVLVYKVESSLRLDSSHTVRIIAAERKRTAEVEVQAWKTDGGVLKVLDIGDSQRKHIMDHPENYTMLATLDEDTWSKFKEERGNLTKAPQTTICGDGIREVMTFINPAQTEGLCSP; encoded by the exons ATGAAGGCCATGCTtttgctcctcttcatcatttgGTTTGCAGATGCAGAGCTGAAACCCAGGAAAG GCTCTGCGGTGGTATGTACTTTTAAAGACAAGACATTCAGCCCAGGAGACAGCTGGCATCCCTATCTGGAGCCACTTGGATTTATGTTCTGCATGCGCTGCCTCTGCACTGAG ATAGGCCATGTGAAATGTAACACAATCAAGTGCCCGGCTCTGTCCTGTGAGAACCCAGTGGCTGTGCCTCAGCAGTGTTGTCCGAGGTGCACAG ACGGGCCCAGGATCCCTGCAGGCCTGAGAGCATCAGTGAAGTCCTGCAGGCACAATGGGAGTATTTATCAGCCGGGGGAGACCTTCACCAAGGTCGACCTCTTTCCATCCAAGCAGAGCAACCAGTGTGCCATGTGCTCGTGCTCC aaTGGAAATATCTTCTGTGCTCTGAAAACGTGCCAACCAATCACCTGCTCCTCTCCAGTGTCAGTTCCAGATACCTGCTGTTTGGTGTGTAAAG ATCACGGCACCAGTGGGTCCTCATCAACTGAGGATGGAAACCAGCAGCTGAACAGAGGCGTC AGGCACTCAGTCGACCAGTGTCCTGCCGAGCCGAGCAAGGTGCGGTCGGACCGTGCCACTCCGCCCAGGGTCAGGACTTCTCCCAGAGGCCTGAGCCTGAGTAAACTCAACCTCAAAGGGGCTTCGGGGACCACTGTGAAGATTCTGTTGCAGAGGAAACAACAAAGAG CGTGTTTATACAATGGCAAGACGTACTCGCATGGAGACATGTGGCACCCAGTTCTGGGGAGGGTCCTGGAATGCATCCTGTGCACTTGCACTGATGGCATCCAGGACTGCAAGCGCATCACGTGTCCCGGCCAGTATCCATGCCAACATCCAATGAAGTCAGCGGGACAGTGCTGCAAGACTTGTCCAG aGACCAAAGCTGAAAGTAACCGCACCCTGTGTTATCCTGGATTTAAATACAGCGTCTTGGTGTATAAAGTCGAATCATCTCTGAGACTCGACTCGTCCCACACGGTCAGGATCATCGCTGCCGAGAGAAAACGAACTGCTGAAGTTGAAGTGCAAGCATGGAAGACTGACGGAG GTGTTTTGAAAGTATTGGATATTGGGGACagtcaaagaaaacacatcatgGATCATCCAGAAAATTACACAATGCTCGCGACGCTCGATGAAG acacATGGAGTAAATTCAAAGAGGAGCGAGGAAACCTGACGAAAGCTCCTCAGACCACGATTTGTGGAGACGGGATTCGGGAGGTGATGACGTTCATCAACCCCGCTCAGACTGAAGGCCTGTGTTCACCCTGA